A genomic region of Miscanthus floridulus cultivar M001 chromosome 3, ASM1932011v1, whole genome shotgun sequence contains the following coding sequences:
- the LOC136546299 gene encoding uncharacterized protein: protein MELLGMMPAEAIALRLYSIPAAAGSLCAWLVAALAASVGLWRIRAVSGASNSKPSAHVDDDNQEPQAPLPPSRAAIIDEPRRPVALAPAAEPSSVSEPSTPSKVRFTAYYGGSGDDDDGVVDGIRKCADADDDDDGVVEVVLRRTVSEPAGRRRATTLAATAPWEERELAVRRRSDLGWYRHIDMAALDGSVVRLWDGDLTASPRGRRRRAGLELQLSL, encoded by the coding sequence ATGGAGCTCCTCGGCAtgatgcccgcggaggccatTGCTCTCCGCCTCTACTCCATCCCCGCGGCGGCCGGCTCGCTCTGCGCCTGGCTCGTCGCCGCCCTCGCCGCCTCGGTCGGCCTCTGGCGCATCCGCGCCGTCAGCGGCGCTTCCAACTCCAAGCCCAGCGCCCACGTCGACGACGATAATCAGGAGCCACAGGCGCCTCTGCCGCCGTCTCGGGCTGCCATTATCGACGAGCCTCGGCGGCCGGTCGCTCTCGCTCCGGCGGCCGAGCCGTCGTCCGTGAGCGAGCCGAGCACGCCGTCCAAGGTCCGGTTCACTGCGTACTACGGCGGCTCaggagacgacgacgacggagTGGTGGACGGCATCAGGAAATGCGCGGACgcggatgacgacgacgacggcgtggtGGAGGTGGTTCTCAGAAGGACGGTGTCAGAGCCGGCCGGGAGAAGAAGAGCGACGACCTTGGCGGCCACGGCGCCGTGGGAAGAGAGGGAGTTGGCGGTGAGGCGGAGGAGCGACCTGGGTTGGTACCGCCACATCGACATGGCGGCGCTCGACGGCAGCGTCGTCAGGCTGTGGGACGGCGACCTGACAGCGTCGCCgaggggaaggaggaggagggcagGATTGGAATTGCAACTGTCATTATAG